TCAGGATACCAGCCGTACACTTGAAGAAGAGGAGATTGCCGCTACCGTCGCCAAATGTGTAGAGGCATTAAAAGAGCGATTCCAGGCATCATTGAGGGATTGAACCTATGGCGCTTACAAAAGCTGAAATGTCAGAATATCTGTTTGATAAGCTTGGGCTTAGCAAGCGGGATGCCAAAGAACTGGTCGAGCTGTTTTTCGAAGAGATCCGTCGTGCTCTGGAAAATGGTGAGCAGGTAAAACTCTCTGGTTTTGGTAACTTCGATCTGCGTGATAAGAATCAACGTCCGGGCCGTAACCCGAAAACGGGCGAAGATATTCCCATTACAGCACGGCGCGTGGTGACCTTCAGACCCGGACAGAAGTTAAAAAGCCGGGTCGAAAACGCAACGCCCAAAGAAGAGTGATTTAACGATACGCAGAGTATGACGCGTATAACTAAAAAGGCCGCTATGCGGCCTTTTTCCTTTTCACTACCGAATCAGCACCGTAGAATCACCCCCATCTCTTTTCAGCAGAATGGAAAACATGCTGACTTTCGCCCATCAACAGCAGCGACGAAACGTGCGCTGGATACTGTCACTGTCAGTACTGATGCTACTGGCAACGATCCTAAGCTTGTGCGCAGGAGAACAGTGGATCGCCCCCGGCGACTGGTTTAGCGCCCGCGGCGATCTGTTCGTCTGGCAAATCCGACTTCCCCGTACCCTTGCCGTTTTGCTGGTAGGCGCTGCGTTGGCCTTATCTGGCGCAGTGATGCAAGCTCTCTTTGAAAATCCGCTCGCGGAGCCCGGATTACTGGGGGTGTCTAACGGCGCGGGTGTCGGGCTTATCGCAGCGGTGCTGCTGGGTCAGGGCAAACTCCCCGGCTGGGCGTTGGGCTTATGCGCCATCGCTGGGGCGCTGATTATCACGCTTATTTTGCTACGTTTTGCCCGACGTCATTTGTCTACCAGCCGCCTGTTGTTGGCGGGAGTGGCGCTGGGGATTATCTGTAGTGCGCTGATGACATGGGCCATCTACTTCTCCACCTCCTTTGATTTGCGACAGCTGATGTACTGGATGATGGGGGGCTTTGGTGGCGTAGACTGGCATCAGGCCTGGCTCATGGTGGCGTTGATTCCGGTGCTGGTGTGGATCTGCTGTCAGTCGCAGCCGATGAATATGCTGGCATTAGGAGAGACGTCTGCTCGTCAACTGGGGCTGCCACTATGGTTCTGGCGCAACCTGCTGGTGGTCGCCACTGGCTGGATGGTTGGCGTAAGCGTGGCTCTGGCGGGAGCAATTGGTTTTATCGGGCTTGTTATCCCACATATTCTGCGGCTGTGCGGTTTAACCGATCATCGCGTGTTACTGCCGGGCTGCGCGTTGGCTGGCGCAATCGTATTGCTGTTGGCTGATGTGGTCGCGCGTCTGGTGCTGGCCTCGGCTGAGCTGCCAATCGGCGTGGTGACGGCCACAATGGGCGCACCGGTATTTATCTGGCTATTGTTAAAAGCCGCGCGCTAGAACGCGTTGGTTCGGTCTATGATTAAAAACTGAAAATCCACCTGTTGTTCTGGAGATGCTATGCAAAACACTATTCTCGATACAGAAGTGACGACCATTGACGGTAAGGTTACCTCATTGCAGCCGTATTCCGGAAATGTGCTGTTAATCGTCAACGTGGCTTCAAAATGCGGACTAACGCCCCAATACGAGCAGCTGGAGAATCTGCAGAAAGCCTGGCATCAGCAGGGCTTCACCGTCCTGGGGTTCCCTTGCAACCAGTTTCTGGGCCAGGAACCGGGCAGTGAAGAGGAAATAAAAACGTATTGCAGTACCACCTGGGGCGTTACCTTCCCGATGTTCAGCAAAATTGACGTCAACGGCGAGGGACGCCATCCGCTGTATCAAAAGCTGATTGATGCTGCGCCAACGGCGGTTGCGCCTGCTGATAGCGGATTCTATGAGCGTATGGCAAGTAAAGGTCGGGCACCGCTGTATCCAGACGATATCCTGTGGAATTTCGAGAAGTTTTTAGTCGGGCGAGATGGTCAGGTATTGCAACGATTTTCACCCGATATGACGCCTGAAGATCCCATCCTGGTGCAAACCATTCAGAAGGCGCTGGCAAACTAATGTCCCGATTGATGCAGCTACAGGACGTAGCGGAATCGACCCGACTCGGCCCGCTTTCTGGTGAGATAAAAGCAGGCGAGATCCTGCATTTAGTGGGGCCTAACGGGGCAGGAAAGAGCACGTTGTTGGCGCGTATGGCGGGCCTGACGACCGGAGAGGGCAGCATCACCTTGGGTGATATGCCGCTTGACGAATGGCCGTCAGCTAAGCTGGCGCACTACCGTGCCTATCTTGCGCAACAGCAAAATCCACCGTTTGCGATGCCGGTCTGGCATTTTCTGACGCTGCATCAGCCTGACAAAGAGCGCACCGATCTATTACAGGACATCGCCGATGCGCTCGGCCTTGGGGATAAGCTGGGGCGTAGCGTGAATCAACTCTCCGGGGGGGAGTGGCAGCGCGTACGCCTGGCCGCGGTTATCCTGCAGATTTGCCCGCAATCGAATCCATTAGGTCAGCTTTTATTGCTGGATGAGCCGATGAACAGCCTGGACGTGGCGCAACAAAACGCGCTGGACAGGTTGTTAAGTCAGCTGTGTTCGCAGGGGATAGCGATTGTCATGAGTAGCCATGACCTTAATCATACCTTGCGTCATGCGCACAAGGCCTGGCTTCTTAAACGCGGGAAGCTGCTTGCCAGCGGCTCACGGGATGCGGTACTCACGCCGGCTAATTTGTCTGCAGCTTATGGCGTGAACTTCCGTCGTTTGGATATTGAAGGACACAGAATGCTCATATCAACCACTTAAGTTAAATGGGTTCTTGAAAATCATATAATTTCCACGCTAAATTGACATAAAAATATAATTCAGAGGATTCGTCCTGAATGCGCTTTTGGCTCCTTTTCATCACAGCATTGTTTTTGGCGGGCTGCAGCAGCCATCGTGCTCCTGCGCCAAACGCTCGCTTGTCGGATTCTATCGCTGTTATCGCCGGTCTTAATGACCAACTGCAAACCTGGCATGGCACACCTTATCGTTATGGCGGCATGAGCCGTAGCGGGGTAGATTGTTCTGGGTTTGTTTTGATGACGATGCGCGACAAATTCGATCTGCAACTCCCGCGTGATACACGCACACAATCGAAAATTGGTACTGAAATCGATAAAGATGATTTACTGCCCGGCGATCTGGTTTTCTTTAAAACTGGCTCCGGGGAAAGTGGTCTGCATGTCGGAATTTACGATACCAATAATCAATTTATTCATGCCTCAACCAGCCGCGGAGTGATGCGCTCATCCCTGGACAACGTTTACTGGCGTAAAAACTTTTGGCAGGCGCGACGTATTTAATCCTCATTAGTCACGAGGCCGCCTAAGACTGTGCGGTCTCGGCATTTCCATTTGAAAGTCACTTTTTTATTTCTGCCGTTAGCCGGACAATACCCCTGAACATTAAGAGCGTATCTTGCTAAAAATATGATTTATTCCGAGATATTAAAAAGTGCAAAGCTGGATATTCGTTTATAATCAGGATAAGCTAAAAAAAAGGATTCGATTTACCGGCTAAAAAGGGACAAATGAAAGGGCCTCTACTTGCATCAGCAATAACGTATTTCTCCATCCTTTGCTACAGGATGCCGGATAACACCTATGCAGAGGGGCTGGCACGATGATTGTTTCACTGGATACTCTTTACCATTCAGAGTTCTCTTTTCTCCCTGCGAGAAGCGAAAAAGGCGATCTTGAATACGTCGATATCATCACCAGTTTCGCCAGTGCACATGGGGATGTACGTATACCCACTGAACTGGTCCTACCTCGGATGACGGGTGAAGAACAATGTCGCTTATTTAGCGAAAAACTTGAATTAATCGAAACGTGCCAACACTTTTTTATTCAACGGAAAGTTTCCGCCTGGATTAATTTAACGCCGGCAATTGCTAATACTTTATTATCAGATGCTAAATTTGCTTCACAAGTTGAACGATTTTCATTTCTGGAGCTGGCTATTAATGAAAATTATCCAGAGTTAAATAATGGAAAAGAGAATCCAACGCTGGCTGCATTAGCGGCGCGATTTCCACTCGTTTTAACAAACTATGGTGCTGGCGGCATATCAACCCGGGCCATTTTTGATGGTCTGTTTAAACGTGTCGTGTTGGATAAAAACTTTGTTCAACAAAGGATTACACATATTTCGTTCGAGCCGTTTATGCGGGCGATCCTGGCGCAGATATCTCCTTGCAGTGAGTCAATCATCATCAGCGGTATTGATACACCGGAGATGCTAGCGCGCGTGTTACCTCTGGGATTCAGCGCTATACAGGGAGGATTATGGCCAGCCGTGCCTCCCGCGCAGATAATTTCGCTCGCTAACCGATAACCCTTATATTTGCTGGTGTTTAACAGGCTATTAACAGTCTACACTAGAGGCAGGAGGCCCTATGACCCTGTCTTTTACCACTCGCTGGCGTGATGAATTACCAGCAACCTTTACAGCTCTTTCACCTACTCCCCTGAAAAACGCGCGCCTGATCTGGCATAACGATGCGCTGGCGGAGCAATTAGCTATTCCTGAGTCGCTATTTGATACCCCGAGCGGAGCAGGCGTTTGGGGTGGCGAATCGCTTCTCCCCGGTATGTCGCCTTTAGCGCAAGTGTATAGCGGGCACCAGTTTGGCGTCTGGGCAGGCCAGCTTGGCGATGGCCGCGGGATCCTGCTTGGCGAACAACAGCTCGCTGATGGCTCAACGTTTGACTGGCACCTGAAAGGCGCCGGGCTTACGCCTTACTCCCGCATGGGTGATGGGCGCGCCGTGCTGCGCTCGACAATTCGCGAAAGTCTGGCCAGCGAGGCGATGCACTACCTGGGCATACCGACCACGCGGGCATTGTCGATTGTTACCAGCGACACGCCGGTGTATCGCGAAACGGTAGAAGCAGGGGCGATGCTCATTCGTGTGGCGCAAAGCCATATGCGTTTTGGCCATTTTGAACACTTCTACTATCGTCGCGAACCGGAAAAAGTGTGTCAGTTGGCAGACTTTGCAATTCGCCATTACTGGCCGCAATGGCAGGAAGAAGCCGATAGGTATCAGCTGTGGTTTAACGATGTTGTCACGCGTACTGCGACGTTGATCGCTGACTGGCAGGCGGTAGGATTTTCGCATGGTGTCATGAATACGGACAACATGTCGATTCTGGGACTGACGATGGATTACGGCCCATTCGGTTTTCTTGATGACTATGTGCCCGATTTTATCTGCAACCACTCGGACAACCAGGGACGATACAGTTTCGATAATCAACCGGCTGCAGCGCTGTGGAACTTGCAACGCCTGGCGCAAACCCTGTCGCCGTTTATCCCGGTCGAGGCGCTCAATGATGCGCTGGAGGGTTACCAACTGGCGCTGTTAACTCGCTACGGTCAGCGCATGCGGCAAAAGCTCGGCTTCTTTAGCGAGCAGAAAGATGACAACGAACTGCTGAGCGAACTGTTTAGTCTGATGGCGCGGGAAAGAAGCGACTATACCCGAACGTTTCGCATGCTCAGCCAAACAGAACAACACAGTGCGCAATCCCCGTTGCGCGATGAATTTATTGACCGTGCAGCATTTGATGACTGGTTTACGCGGTATCGCGCGCGTCTGCAGCAGGACAATATTGCTGATGTTGCCAGACAAACGCAGATGAAGGCGGCGAATCCGGCAATGGTATTACGTAACTGGCTGGCGCAACGGGCCATTAGTCAGGCAGAGCAGGGGGATTACACCGAGCTACATCGGTTGCACCAGGCGTTGCGTACCCCGTTTGTCGATCGCGATGATGATTATGTCAGCCGCCCACCTGACTGGGGAAAACGGCTGGAAGTGAGCTGTTCAAGCTAAGGGGCCAGAAACACCTGCGGGGATCCGTTGGCCGGATGCTGGCCAACGTGTACCTGAGCGCCATACCAGCGTCTCAGGTCATCAGCCTGTAATACGGCCTCCGGCGTCCCCTGCGACACCAGCCTGCCGTTGTGCAGCAGCACTATTCTGTCAGCCCACAGTGCGGCGAGGTTTAGATCATGAAGCACAATACACACGTGCAGCTCTCGTGAAGCGGTTAGCATCTTCAGCAAGCGCAACAGATGCTGCTGGTGGTAAAGATCCAACGCAGAGGTCGGTTCATCAAGAAATAACCAGCCGCGAGGCGTGCCGTCACACCAAAGCTGCGCCAGCGCTCGGGCCAACTGTACTCGCTGTTGCTCGCCGCCGGAAAGCGCGGCGTATTGCCGGCCAGCCAGCGGTGTGCATCCGGTCATTTCCATCACCTTAGCGATAATTTGGGATTCCGGTCGTTGGGTCCAGGGCGCACGTCCCATCGCGATGACGGCCTCTACCGGCCAGTCGAATCCCAACTGCGTTTGCTGACGCATCACCGCCCGATGCCGTGATAGCCTCTGGGCAGGCCATTCATCCAGCGTTTTGCTCGCCAGTTCGCAGCGCCCGGTAGCCGGTTTAAGATAACCGGTTAGCAGGCGTAGCAGGGTGGATTTCCCCGCACCGTTTGGGCCGATGAGCGCCACCAGTTCACCTTTTGCAAGGGTGAGTGATACGTCATCAATGACCGTTCGGCCAGCCACGCGGTAATGAAGCCCTTCAGCGGTGAAATGTTCAGCCATGCGGTCCTCGCTGACGAAAAATAAGCCATAAAAACCACGGAGCACCGAGAAGACTGGTCAACAGACCGACCGGCATCTCCGCAGGTGCAACCGCTGTACGGGCCAGCGTGTCGGCAATCAGTAATAAAAATGCGCCCGCCAGCACGGAACCTGGAATAACAGCACGATGATCTGAACCGAGCCACATGCGCATCAGATGCGGGATAACCAACCCGATAAAGCCAATCACGCCGCTTACCGCCACGGCTGCGGCAACCAGCAATGCGCTACAAAGCAGCAAAATACGCTGAACGGTACGCACATCTACGCCGAGATAATGCGCCTCCTCCTCACCCAACTGCAGCAGGTTTAGCGCCGGTGCCAGACGCCAGATTATCAATATCGTTGGGATAGCCAGCGAGGTAACCGCCAGCAGCGTGGACCATTGCGCGGCCCCCAGACTGCCCATTCCCCATAGCGACAGCTGGCGCAGTTGCGCATCATTACTGACCCATGACAGCACGCCAACCGCTGCCCCGCAGAGCGCGTTGATGGCAATACCGACCAGCAGCAGACGTGAGAGTGACCCGTCGTGCTGCTGGCTGAGGATAAAAATAACCACCGTCGCCGCCAGGGCACCGAGAAAAGCGGCCAGCATCGGGGCGTACAGCATCAGCAACGCGGGCAAAGAGATGGGGAGTACCACCCACAGGGCGACGGCGCAGGCGGCGCCGCTGCTTATCCCCAGTAATCCAGGGTCTGCCAGCGGATTGCGAAACAGGCCCTGCATCACGCAGCCTGCGAGTGACAGAGAGCCGCCAATCACCAGCGCCAGCAGGACGCGGGGCAGGCGAATGGTGAGCCAGATTTGACGCAGTGCCTCATCGCCATCCCGCCAGAGCAGACTCACCGGCAGGCGCAACGCGCCAAAACCGGTAGCCAGGATTGTCATCACGACTAACATGAGTGCGAGTGACCACAAAGAACAACGGATACGTCGGGACATCAGGGGAGTTGCTCTGCTTTAACGCGAAGCTGCAAAATAGCCTGTGGCGTGCGTACGCTAAAGCCAAGCAGCGCCATATCGTCCACCTGCAACACCTGTTTATTCCGCCCGG
The Citrobacter arsenatis DNA segment above includes these coding regions:
- the btuD gene encoding vitamin B12 ABC transporter ATP-binding protein BtuD, which gives rise to MSRLMQLQDVAESTRLGPLSGEIKAGEILHLVGPNGAGKSTLLARMAGLTTGEGSITLGDMPLDEWPSAKLAHYRAYLAQQQNPPFAMPVWHFLTLHQPDKERTDLLQDIADALGLGDKLGRSVNQLSGGEWQRVRLAAVILQICPQSNPLGQLLLLDEPMNSLDVAQQNALDRLLSQLCSQGIAIVMSSHDLNHTLRHAHKAWLLKRGKLLASGSRDAVLTPANLSAAYGVNFRRLDIEGHRMLISTT
- a CDS encoding NlpC/P60 family protein is translated as MRFWLLFITALFLAGCSSHRAPAPNARLSDSIAVIAGLNDQLQTWHGTPYRYGGMSRSGVDCSGFVLMTMRDKFDLQLPRDTRTQSKIGTEIDKDDLLPGDLVFFKTGSGESGLHVGIYDTNNQFIHASTSRGVMRSSLDNVYWRKNFWQARRI
- the selO gene encoding protein adenylyltransferase SelO, with amino-acid sequence MTLSFTTRWRDELPATFTALSPTPLKNARLIWHNDALAEQLAIPESLFDTPSGAGVWGGESLLPGMSPLAQVYSGHQFGVWAGQLGDGRGILLGEQQLADGSTFDWHLKGAGLTPYSRMGDGRAVLRSTIRESLASEAMHYLGIPTTRALSIVTSDTPVYRETVEAGAMLIRVAQSHMRFGHFEHFYYRREPEKVCQLADFAIRHYWPQWQEEADRYQLWFNDVVTRTATLIADWQAVGFSHGVMNTDNMSILGLTMDYGPFGFLDDYVPDFICNHSDNQGRYSFDNQPAAALWNLQRLAQTLSPFIPVEALNDALEGYQLALLTRYGQRMRQKLGFFSEQKDDNELLSELFSLMARERSDYTRTFRMLSQTEQHSAQSPLRDEFIDRAAFDDWFTRYRARLQQDNIADVARQTQMKAANPAMVLRNWLAQRAISQAEQGDYTELHRLHQALRTPFVDRDDDYVSRPPDWGKRLEVSCSS
- a CDS encoding FecCD family ABC transporter permease, translated to MSRRIRCSLWSLALMLVVMTILATGFGALRLPVSLLWRDGDEALRQIWLTIRLPRVLLALVIGGSLSLAGCVMQGLFRNPLADPGLLGISSGAACAVALWVVLPISLPALLMLYAPMLAAFLGALAATVVIFILSQQHDGSLSRLLLVGIAINALCGAAVGVLSWVSNDAQLRQLSLWGMGSLGAAQWSTLLAVTSLAIPTILIIWRLAPALNLLQLGEEEAHYLGVDVRTVQRILLLCSALLVAAAVAVSGVIGFIGLVIPHLMRMWLGSDHRAVIPGSVLAGAFLLLIADTLARTAVAPAEMPVGLLTSLLGAPWFLWLIFRQRGPHG
- a CDS encoding glutathione peroxidase translates to MQNTILDTEVTTIDGKVTSLQPYSGNVLLIVNVASKCGLTPQYEQLENLQKAWHQQGFTVLGFPCNQFLGQEPGSEEEIKTYCSTTWGVTFPMFSKIDVNGEGRHPLYQKLIDAAPTAVAPADSGFYERMASKGRAPLYPDDILWNFEKFLVGRDGQVLQRFSPDMTPEDPILVQTIQKALAN
- the btuC gene encoding vitamin B12 ABC transporter permease BtuC; translation: MLTFAHQQQRRNVRWILSLSVLMLLATILSLCAGEQWIAPGDWFSARGDLFVWQIRLPRTLAVLLVGAALALSGAVMQALFENPLAEPGLLGVSNGAGVGLIAAVLLGQGKLPGWALGLCAIAGALIITLILLRFARRHLSTSRLLLAGVALGIICSALMTWAIYFSTSFDLRQLMYWMMGGFGGVDWHQAWLMVALIPVLVWICCQSQPMNMLALGETSARQLGLPLWFWRNLLVVATGWMVGVSVALAGAIGFIGLVIPHILRLCGLTDHRVLLPGCALAGAIVLLLADVVARLVLASAELPIGVVTATMGAPVFIWLLLKAAR
- a CDS encoding heme ABC transporter ATP-binding protein — protein: MAEHFTAEGLHYRVAGRTVIDDVSLTLAKGELVALIGPNGAGKSTLLRLLTGYLKPATGRCELASKTLDEWPAQRLSRHRAVMRQQTQLGFDWPVEAVIAMGRAPWTQRPESQIIAKVMEMTGCTPLAGRQYAALSGGEQQRVQLARALAQLWCDGTPRGWLFLDEPTSALDLYHQQHLLRLLKMLTASRELHVCIVLHDLNLAALWADRIVLLHNGRLVSQGTPEAVLQADDLRRWYGAQVHVGQHPANGSPQVFLAP
- the ihfA gene encoding integration host factor subunit alpha; the protein is MALTKAEMSEYLFDKLGLSKRDAKELVELFFEEIRRALENGEQVKLSGFGNFDLRDKNQRPGRNPKTGEDIPITARRVVTFRPGQKLKSRVENATPKEE
- a CDS encoding EAL domain-containing protein; protein product: MIVSLDTLYHSEFSFLPARSEKGDLEYVDIITSFASAHGDVRIPTELVLPRMTGEEQCRLFSEKLELIETCQHFFIQRKVSAWINLTPAIANTLLSDAKFASQVERFSFLELAINENYPELNNGKENPTLAALAARFPLVLTNYGAGGISTRAIFDGLFKRVVLDKNFVQQRITHISFEPFMRAILAQISPCSESIIISGIDTPEMLARVLPLGFSAIQGGLWPAVPPAQIISLANR